In one Brevibacterium sp. CBA3109 genomic region, the following are encoded:
- a CDS encoding PP2C family serine/threonine-protein phosphatase, with the protein MTTDGTITLRSAARSHTGLVRKNNQDSGYAGPNFLLIADGMGGHAGGDVASAITVARLADLDREPSGEDALEILRTSILEANDRICRGVAEQPELAGMGTTVTALLRAPGNRFALAHIGDSRGYVLRDGELQTVTHDHTFVQMLVDEGRITPDEAETHPQRSVVMKVLGDVGASPDLDLTLREAHVGDRWMLCSDGLTGFADVDDIARILAEVSDPEECCAQLIDLALAGGGADNVTVVIGDVLEGTVDTVQGSSVGSVHLNPKYATIGTNTDADEATTQTQPHYGNGDTDTVPIQPVSDSDRQEPTAEVVPPAQGTATETSDKDAPTEEDDLDADDDEVEKRSYLGWIIAAIVIVAIAVGGFFAYNYMNNHYYLTSLDGKVTLYRGLDTTLGPIELSQLEDTTDIEVGTLNSFSQDRLRSSIQADSRDEADRIIKNLRQEADRSGTVSGNVKDSTSPSDPAPSPPSSQAVDPSDAITEESQ; encoded by the coding sequence GTGACGACCGACGGGACGATCACCCTCCGTTCAGCAGCCCGGTCTCACACCGGGCTGGTTCGTAAGAACAACCAGGATTCCGGCTATGCGGGTCCGAACTTCTTACTCATCGCTGACGGAATGGGCGGTCACGCAGGCGGTGACGTCGCTTCGGCGATCACTGTCGCCCGCCTCGCCGACCTCGATCGTGAACCCAGCGGCGAGGACGCTCTGGAGATCCTGCGCACCTCGATCCTCGAAGCCAATGACCGCATCTGCCGCGGTGTCGCCGAACAGCCCGAGCTTGCCGGCATGGGCACGACGGTCACCGCTCTTCTGCGGGCTCCCGGCAATCGTTTCGCCTTGGCTCATATAGGCGACTCCCGCGGCTACGTGCTGCGCGACGGCGAACTTCAGACCGTCACCCACGACCACACCTTCGTCCAGATGCTCGTTGACGAAGGGCGCATCACCCCAGACGAGGCGGAGACCCACCCACAGCGTTCGGTCGTCATGAAGGTCCTCGGCGACGTCGGAGCCTCCCCTGATCTCGACCTCACCCTGCGCGAAGCCCACGTCGGCGACCGTTGGATGCTCTGCTCGGACGGGCTGACCGGCTTCGCAGATGTCGACGATATCGCCCGAATCCTCGCCGAGGTCTCCGATCCCGAAGAATGCTGCGCTCAGCTCATCGACCTGGCCCTGGCTGGAGGCGGCGCCGATAACGTCACCGTCGTCATCGGCGACGTGCTCGAGGGCACCGTCGACACCGTGCAGGGCAGCTCCGTCGGTTCCGTCCACCTCAACCCGAAGTACGCCACGATCGGCACGAACACCGACGCCGATGAGGCCACGACCCAGACACAGCCCCACTACGGCAACGGTGACACCGACACCGTGCCCATCCAGCCAGTGTCCGACTCCGATCGGCAGGAGCCCACCGCCGAGGTGGTTCCGCCCGCCCAGGGCACCGCGACAGAGACGTCCGACAAAGACGCACCCACCGAGGAGGATGACCTCGACGCTGACGACGACGAGGTGGAAAAGCGGTCCTACCTCGGCTGGATCATCGCCGCCATCGTCATCGTCGCTATCGCCGTAGGCGGATTCTTCGCCTATAACTACATGAACAACCACTACTACCTGACGAGCCTCGACGGGAAGGTCACCCTCTATCGGGGCCTCGACACGACTCTGGGACCTATCGAACTCAGCCAGCTCGAGGACACCACCGACATCGAAGTCGGCACACTCAACAGCTTTTCGCAGGACCGTCTGCGCAGCTCCATCCAGGCCGACTCCCGCGACGAGGCCGATCGCATCATCAAGAACCTACGGCAGGAAGCCGACCGGTCGGGCACTGTCTCGGGCAATGTCAAGGACTCCACGAGTCCCAGCGATCCCGCACCGTCACCACCAAGTTCCCAGGCGGTCGATCCCAGTGATGCCATCACTGAGGAGTCACAGTAA
- a CDS encoding FHA domain-containing protein FhaB/FipA encodes MSEFTVTIFRFAFFIILWLFVLGVAGVLKRDIFGAKRGPRKSRRGGRASRNAAPAPAPHSPAPAPAPTPAPARSQAHPGSIRVTGGPLSGTTITLSGAPVTFGRAPDNTIVISDDFASSHHARIVAANGSWVLEDLGSTNGTIVDGSRMHSPISLRIGTQITIGHTTLETQS; translated from the coding sequence GTGAGCGAGTTCACCGTCACCATCTTCCGGTTCGCCTTCTTCATCATCCTCTGGCTCTTCGTCCTCGGCGTGGCCGGTGTCCTCAAGCGCGACATCTTCGGCGCCAAGCGGGGCCCCCGGAAATCTCGCCGAGGTGGCAGAGCCTCCCGCAACGCGGCTCCAGCTCCTGCGCCGCACAGTCCTGCCCCGGCACCCGCTCCGACGCCCGCTCCTGCGAGGTCACAGGCTCATCCGGGATCCATCCGCGTCACCGGTGGGCCCCTGTCCGGGACCACCATCACGCTCTCCGGGGCACCCGTGACCTTCGGACGCGCGCCGGACAACACAATCGTCATCAGTGACGATTTCGCTTCCAGCCACCATGCGCGAATCGTGGCCGCCAACGGCTCCTGGGTCCTTGAGGACCTGGGGTCGACGAACGGGACGATCGTCGACGGCTCGCGCATGCATTCGCCCATCAGTCTGCGGATCGGCACCCAGATCACCATCGGCCATACGACGTTGGAGACCCAATCGTGA
- a CDS encoding DUF3662 and FHA domain-containing protein, giving the protein MGILDRFEKGLENVVNGAFAKAFRSQVEPVELAGSLRREADNKAAVISRGRTLTANHYRIELSPTDFDRLSGLENELRSDLRQVIGDHAVEQAYSFVGPVSVEFVEADDLDTGMYRVVSSTQRPDGSPAAQPANRGGYDPVSRSHNIVGEGQANSGSRPVPPRRTPEPAPPRAAATSRPASAPVRQAAPSRSRTIAASVTIHGQDYELHQGTNVFGRSSSSSDYVIDDPGVSRRHFEITVERDHAVANDLGSTNGTLLRGRKLTSANLSDGDVLMAGDAEVRYHEIERDAQ; this is encoded by the coding sequence ATGGGGATTCTCGATCGTTTCGAGAAAGGATTGGAGAATGTCGTCAACGGCGCCTTCGCCAAAGCATTCCGCTCACAGGTGGAACCAGTCGAACTGGCCGGCTCACTGCGACGCGAAGCCGATAACAAGGCCGCAGTGATCTCGCGCGGACGGACACTGACCGCCAACCACTACAGAATTGAGCTGTCTCCCACAGACTTCGACCGGCTCTCGGGCCTCGAGAACGAACTCCGCTCCGACCTGCGACAGGTGATCGGCGATCACGCGGTCGAACAGGCCTACAGCTTCGTGGGTCCCGTCTCGGTCGAGTTCGTCGAAGCAGATGATCTCGACACCGGAATGTACCGCGTCGTCTCAAGCACCCAGCGTCCCGACGGTTCCCCCGCAGCCCAACCGGCCAACCGCGGCGGCTACGACCCCGTGTCCCGCTCGCACAACATCGTGGGCGAAGGACAGGCCAACTCCGGTTCCCGTCCGGTCCCGCCCAGGCGCACCCCCGAACCCGCACCGCCCCGAGCAGCAGCCACAAGCCGGCCGGCATCCGCGCCCGTGCGACAGGCCGCACCGTCTAGGTCCCGCACGATTGCTGCGAGCGTGACCATCCACGGACAGGACTATGAACTGCACCAGGGTACGAACGTCTTCGGCCGCTCCTCTTCCAGCTCCGACTACGTCATCGACGACCCCGGCGTCTCCCGCCGACACTTCGAGATCACCGTCGAGCGCGATCACGCGGTCGCCAACGACCTCGGGTCGACCAACGGAACACTTCTGCGCGGACGCAAGCTCACCTCGGCGAACCTCTCCGATGGTGATGTCCTCATGGCTGGAGACGCAGAGGTGCGCTACCACGAGATCGAACGGGACGCCCAGTGA
- a CDS encoding YciI family protein, whose translation MRYSLIFHAPEPQGGDPQPAPEVMEEMQKLMTDYADALDSAGVFIAAEMFEPQQATTTVTRRGGSVVIEDGPFAATKEALVGVFVIDVESRTAALAWAEKFPGTNYGVVEVRATAVSYIDGGWVHTQASQ comes from the coding sequence ATGCGTTACTCACTGATCTTCCACGCACCCGAACCCCAAGGCGGCGACCCCCAGCCCGCACCTGAGGTGATGGAGGAGATGCAGAAGCTCATGACCGACTATGCCGATGCGCTTGATTCCGCAGGAGTCTTCATCGCCGCAGAGATGTTTGAACCGCAACAGGCGACAACCACCGTCACTCGCCGAGGTGGCTCGGTCGTCATCGAGGACGGGCCCTTCGCAGCGACGAAGGAGGCGCTGGTCGGAGTCTTCGTCATCGACGTCGAGAGCCGAACCGCGGCCCTGGCCTGGGCCGAGAAGTTCCCCGGCACGAACTACGGGGTCGTCGAGGTCAGAGCGACGGCAGTCTCCTATATAGACGGAGGCTGGGTGCATACCCAAGCCAGTCAGTGA